ttaatcttttttctcgcaattgaaattctatcgtatggctgtatgatgtacatacgagtcgaaatagacttatacaaggtgtctaataaatataaatttgatatgataaaatattttatttggaaaatgtatgtataatactatatatctaattggaaaaatatgttatatgctttccctatttttatttttatgtaattaatacaaaataaataaattagttaattaattattcaatacatacatatacatattgaatatagttatctttattttgtattttatataactaaaatGATGTATgctctcattatttcagtcattaaaatacaaaataaagataactatttattcaatatatgtgtatatgtatatattaattaattgattaattagttattttgtatttactacataaaaataaaaataagaaaagtatatgacatttttcttcagtgatatatatagtattatatgtatattttttatttattatttagtcatatttaattcatatttatttgacaccttgtatacgcctatatcttctcggacattatattgcagccttgcgacgaaatttcagtcaaggaaacaagcgcaagcatcgtttgtttacaaactttcgatgacacacgtacacagaccacacgtcagtgtagtgttACCACTGCAAACAAATGCGttcacacggacctacgcggcgtaggtccgtaggctacgccgataatgttattttcatttttagtaccattgaaatgatggcgctttcgcgtcggagttcgcctgtcacttcagcatcctcttaaggcATTCCTGTGACCGTGTGTACTTACTACACAGTCAAACAACAGTCAAAAGTTTCGAACTTGACTGTATGTAAAAGGACAGCAATACACGACATGTAGTTCTCTCTTGCAACAAGCGATTCAGTGCTCATTCCTgtatatatagtttaatacACACTAGCAAGGAAGGTTCGGTAAcccaaaaattctaaaaaatctgaaactttgcagaaatataatacatatgaataaaagaaaatccgATTTTCCGAAGGGTATTTCCACCTCTAGAATCATTTTTTGCCAAAATAAGAAATAGCTTTTTGATTAagttgatatattatatttttgcagtttcagattttttagaatttttgggTTATTAAACCGTCCTTGTAAGTTAtatggctggtttatgcttcggtcttaatcttaatcttagtcttagtcttaacttaatcttaaggactcgtttatgcttccctggaaattcggactattggccggagcacagacttttgcataaagcataacgcataagcataaggaaattgattggtccatttccttatgcatttgcttatgcttatatatagaccaatcaatttccttatgcttatgcgttatgctttatgtaaaagcttgtgctctcggcttatgcatgtgcaaatgtaacaaaacctaacctaacctaaccacaaattgtaatagaaaaactataaaaacacTCCTACACAGTTTTTGTTCTTTCAATTTAAGAGGTTAGATTCTACATACTAACTTACCACTTAAATTTAGCGCTTCTCCAATAGCGTTCCAACTATTCTTCaccactaatttatttttataatttggattttttttattccaaacaacatcgaattgttggacacattcaattaaatcagcatcactcattttcgtattttacaagaatcgaaaaccattatttcgcgcggtttcgtgctgcgtcggacgtcagacttacctcattggcccggtcttaggacattagggactaaagttaaaagatgggatctttccaagattaagattaagactaataTTGTTTTCGATTATACGGATTTTGATCGACCCAAGGtgattaatgacgtcattgcatcGTCTCCACCAATAAAAGATATGAATTCATAGTAAagtagtgattgatcaaccctgggtcgatCAAAatctgtataatcgaaaacgctgtaagattaagactagggaagtataaacgcccttatggcattctacattatcaactcttaatattaagattaagaccgaagcataaaccggccaataaagttattaaatgtTGTTGTGTAGttagaaatgttattaaattggATCATATAATAGCGTCTGTATAAACATAGTCAATGTTTAATcgaacatttttaaaaaccgattaattaattgaaacataaaTTACCTTTTATCAATATCGTAAATTACAAACGACGATGTGTTTTGACCACAATTAATGGAACTAGCAGCAAATTTTGTTCCTATAGGGTCAAATGATTGAGCATGAAATTGATATGAATATGAGTGCGCATAAGATTTGTCtccacaaaatatttctttttcttccgtaCAACTCTGTTTATCATCCGTATATTTCAGTATCTACGCAGAaacaaactttttacataCTACATTAACATAGCATAATTGCAAgttttctttaatcttaccTTTATTGAATTgttataactaattataatgtgTTGCGATGTTGCGTTTATGAGATCAATTTgatgatttatattatgtatttttgattgtttaatttcaaatcttttattcttttttgatTCAATTTTCCAGTGTTTAATAATACCATATCTgcaagaatttttatcaaaaataaaaaagagaaataaacataaaacacagtttataaataaatactcacACGTCGCcacttataatataatcatcgCAATGAgcaatagatttaataaaagagttgTTAGTTCCCACaatctttttattcattttaatggTACCATTCTCTGCGCGATTAAAAGCAAGAAGATTACTATCTTCACAAAACCAAACCGTATTTTTAGTCATTAGTATGCATTTATTAGTCGACACATGTTTCTTAAATGCTCTCTGttctattctatatattttgttttttttacatcttccATTTATCCAGTTGTAATGtatagtaaatttaaatttatatgaaggTAATAGTGGTTtacatctgtaaaaaaaaataagacatgCGCTCTTAAATGTGATCTTATGTAAAATCGTGAATATTCTATCTtctgaaaatatatgtaaatattaaaatgtattttaaaaagatataattaaaaaattaaatcaaattttgcaaaataaaaaacaagctAAAAAATTGTGACTTAAcgttaatatgtaaaaaagttagattagatttgaaaaaagtatttttgtttgaaacacttttctattaatatctttaattgtacaaatttgaattaatttagaagTGACTAATAATGTCATTGcatcgtttttttaataaaaaacgaaataaaaaattggtgCGGCAGACAACatgataaatagaaaattctagaacagtgctcggaattagttgagcATTTTAGTCGATTTCCATGATTGACGCATCcgttcctctccttaccgcgcgcgacgcagccgctagggccatcGCCGCcgacatgtttttttttttatgtggtTTCCTCAGAAGGCCTACTCCA
This DNA window, taken from Linepithema humile isolate Giens D197 chromosome 7, Lhum_UNIL_v1.0, whole genome shotgun sequence, encodes the following:
- the LOC137001292 gene encoding uncharacterized protein, whose amino-acid sequence is MFVLHNLPIELLEIIFNFCDIPTLSKISMVCKQFSILAFEIFAKKSDYLLVTNQKSKEFSERCKPLLPSYKFKFTIHYNWINGRCKKNKIYRIEQRAFKKHVSTNKCILMTKNTVWFCEDSNLLAFNRAENGTIKMNKKIVGTNNSFIKSIAHCDDYIISGDVYGIIKHWKIESKKNKRFEIKQSKIHNINHQIDLINATSQHIIISYNNSIKILKYTDDKQSCTEEKEIFCGDKSYAHSYSYQFHAQSFDPIGTKFAASSINCGQNTSSFVIYDIDKRTSEFVRKWGSSIYAPFCCCSSDNLYTFVTGGSAGVLWDQRQSVAIKAYNVEHDKDICSLEFDNAHIYAAVYNGLYELDFTGRNHFLTTKK